A region from the Aphis gossypii isolate Hap1 chromosome 1, ASM2018417v2, whole genome shotgun sequence genome encodes:
- the LOC114129064 gene encoding zinc finger protein 501-like isoform X1 — protein sequence MEGRVFKLTEWTKILVDKVKLKILPKRFRSKNNKKENGAPYSLNNRDGLHQQETNNINNQWGPGPSLALVSSQYEPVELSTEQPSTSTIVSPIPFPYPNTDHSIQSSVSGEDDEIPSEDDVIEYDQIQSGHYGPAEPTNDYSGMRDGPPRNLRQSSAMPYLKQPGVISIPAETSGDFHNMPDLIHQQQETSRKKKSNQRLFKCGSCGKNFKKKATLMQHELIHADSSPFVCVHCKRSFKQRATLNLHLQNHSGEKSYGCGYCDKVFRNKAILRKHIRTNQDAVHDIFGQAKSLPGVIKRGRSAGMPLNCALCPISNKEYKQKSTLRQHGCVHTESRPYPCVECGKKFRQQSHLNQHLRIHSNEKPYKCIYCQRNFRQQAILNQHLRIHTGEKPYKCLQCGKYFRQKVILDQHTRTHQG from the exons ATGGAAGGTCGTGTATTTAAATTGACTGAATGGACCAAAATATTAGTggataaagtaaaattaaaaatacttccgAAAAGATTtagatcaaaaaataataaaaaag AGAACGGTGCTCCATATAGTTTAAACAACAGAGATGGCCTCCATCAACAAGAAACAAACAACATTAATAATCAGTGGGGTCCGGGGCCGTCACTCGCTCTTGTATCATCACAATATGAACCAGTTGAACTATCAACCGAACAACCATCTACATCAACCATTGTTTCACCTATACCATTCCCATATCCTAATACCGATCACTCAATTCAAA GTTCTGTAAGCGGTGAAGATGACGAAATACCATCAGAAGATGATGTTATTGAATATGATCAAATCCAATCAGGTCATTATGGTCCGGCCGAACCTACTAATGACTATTCTGGTATGAGAGATGGGCCTCCACGCAACTTACGTCAATCAAGTGCTATGCCCTATTTAAAACAGCCTGGTGTTATATCAATTCCAGCAGAAACGTCAGGtgattttcataatatgcCAGACCTTATTCACCAACAACAAGAAACATCGAGAAAAAAGAAATCTAACCAGCGTCTATTCAAATGTGGTTCTTGTggcaaaaatttcaaaaaaaaggcTACACTAATGCAACATGAACTAATTCATGCTGATTCAAGCCCATTTGTATGTGTTCACTGTAAGCGATCCTTCAAACAGCGAGCAACTCTTAACTTGCATCTACAGAATCATTCGGGTGAGAAATCGTACGGGTGTGGATACTGCGACAAGGTGTTTCGGAATAAAGCCATCCTGAGAAAGCATATTCGCACTAACCAAG ATGCTGTGCATGACATTTTTGGCCAGGCTAAAAGTTTACCAGGCGTAATCAAACGTGGTCGTAGTGCTGGTATGCCACTAAATTGTGCTCTTTGTCCAATATCcaataaagaatataaacaGAAATCTACATTACGCCAACATGGTTGCGTTCATACAGAATCTCGGCCTTACCCTTGTGTAGAATGTGGTAAAAAATTTCGCCAACAATCACACCTCAATCAACATCTACGTATACATTCAAATGAAAAaccgtataaatgtatttattgtcaACGGAACTTCAGACAACAAGCTATACTAAACCAACATTTACGTATTCATACTGGCGAGAAACcatataaatgtttacaatgtGGAAAATATTTCAGGCAAAAAGTCATTCTCGATCAACATACAAGAACTCATCAAGGTTGA
- the LOC114129064 gene encoding zinc finger protein 570-like isoform X3: MEGRVFKLTEWTKILVDKVKLKILPKRFRSKNNKKENGAPYSLNNRDGLHQQETNNINNQWGPGPSLALVSSQYEPVELSTEQPSTSTIVSPIPFPYPNTDHSIQSSVSGEDDEIPSEDDVIEYDQIQSGHYGPAEPTNDYSGMRDGPPRNLRQSSAMPYLKQPGVISIPAETSGDFHNMPDLIHQQQETSRKKKSNQRLFKCGSCGKNFKKKATLMQHELIHADSSPFVCVHCKRSFKQRATLNLHLQNHSDAVHDIFGQAKSLPGVIKRGRSAGMPLNCALCPISNKEYKQKSTLRQHGCVHTESRPYPCVECGKKFRQQSHLNQHLRIHSNEKPYKCIYCQRNFRQQAILNQHLRIHTGEKPYKCLQCGKYFRQKVILDQHTRTHQG, translated from the exons ATGGAAGGTCGTGTATTTAAATTGACTGAATGGACCAAAATATTAGTggataaagtaaaattaaaaatacttccgAAAAGATTtagatcaaaaaataataaaaaag AGAACGGTGCTCCATATAGTTTAAACAACAGAGATGGCCTCCATCAACAAGAAACAAACAACATTAATAATCAGTGGGGTCCGGGGCCGTCACTCGCTCTTGTATCATCACAATATGAACCAGTTGAACTATCAACCGAACAACCATCTACATCAACCATTGTTTCACCTATACCATTCCCATATCCTAATACCGATCACTCAATTCAAA GTTCTGTAAGCGGTGAAGATGACGAAATACCATCAGAAGATGATGTTATTGAATATGATCAAATCCAATCAGGTCATTATGGTCCGGCCGAACCTACTAATGACTATTCTGGTATGAGAGATGGGCCTCCACGCAACTTACGTCAATCAAGTGCTATGCCCTATTTAAAACAGCCTGGTGTTATATCAATTCCAGCAGAAACGTCAGGtgattttcataatatgcCAGACCTTATTCACCAACAACAAGAAACATCGAGAAAAAAGAAATCTAACCAGCGTCTATTCAAATGTGGTTCTTGTggcaaaaatttcaaaaaaaaggcTACACTAATGCAACATGAACTAATTCATGCTGATTCAAGCCCATTTGTATGTGTTCACTGTAAGCGATCCTTCAAACAGCGAGCAACTCTTAACTTGCATCTACAGAATCATTCGG ATGCTGTGCATGACATTTTTGGCCAGGCTAAAAGTTTACCAGGCGTAATCAAACGTGGTCGTAGTGCTGGTATGCCACTAAATTGTGCTCTTTGTCCAATATCcaataaagaatataaacaGAAATCTACATTACGCCAACATGGTTGCGTTCATACAGAATCTCGGCCTTACCCTTGTGTAGAATGTGGTAAAAAATTTCGCCAACAATCACACCTCAATCAACATCTACGTATACATTCAAATGAAAAaccgtataaatgtatttattgtcaACGGAACTTCAGACAACAAGCTATACTAAACCAACATTTACGTATTCATACTGGCGAGAAACcatataaatgtttacaatgtGGAAAATATTTCAGGCAAAAAGTCATTCTCGATCAACATACAAGAACTCATCAAGGTTGA
- the LOC114129064 gene encoding zinc finger protein 501-like isoform X2 — MYQHRRAMDRQKNGAPYSLNNRDGLHQQETNNINNQWGPGPSLALVSSQYEPVELSTEQPSTSTIVSPIPFPYPNTDHSIQSSVSGEDDEIPSEDDVIEYDQIQSGHYGPAEPTNDYSGMRDGPPRNLRQSSAMPYLKQPGVISIPAETSGDFHNMPDLIHQQQETSRKKKSNQRLFKCGSCGKNFKKKATLMQHELIHADSSPFVCVHCKRSFKQRATLNLHLQNHSGEKSYGCGYCDKVFRNKAILRKHIRTNQDAVHDIFGQAKSLPGVIKRGRSAGMPLNCALCPISNKEYKQKSTLRQHGCVHTESRPYPCVECGKKFRQQSHLNQHLRIHSNEKPYKCIYCQRNFRQQAILNQHLRIHTGEKPYKCLQCGKYFRQKVILDQHTRTHQG; from the exons AGAACGGTGCTCCATATAGTTTAAACAACAGAGATGGCCTCCATCAACAAGAAACAAACAACATTAATAATCAGTGGGGTCCGGGGCCGTCACTCGCTCTTGTATCATCACAATATGAACCAGTTGAACTATCAACCGAACAACCATCTACATCAACCATTGTTTCACCTATACCATTCCCATATCCTAATACCGATCACTCAATTCAAA GTTCTGTAAGCGGTGAAGATGACGAAATACCATCAGAAGATGATGTTATTGAATATGATCAAATCCAATCAGGTCATTATGGTCCGGCCGAACCTACTAATGACTATTCTGGTATGAGAGATGGGCCTCCACGCAACTTACGTCAATCAAGTGCTATGCCCTATTTAAAACAGCCTGGTGTTATATCAATTCCAGCAGAAACGTCAGGtgattttcataatatgcCAGACCTTATTCACCAACAACAAGAAACATCGAGAAAAAAGAAATCTAACCAGCGTCTATTCAAATGTGGTTCTTGTggcaaaaatttcaaaaaaaaggcTACACTAATGCAACATGAACTAATTCATGCTGATTCAAGCCCATTTGTATGTGTTCACTGTAAGCGATCCTTCAAACAGCGAGCAACTCTTAACTTGCATCTACAGAATCATTCGGGTGAGAAATCGTACGGGTGTGGATACTGCGACAAGGTGTTTCGGAATAAAGCCATCCTGAGAAAGCATATTCGCACTAACCAAG ATGCTGTGCATGACATTTTTGGCCAGGCTAAAAGTTTACCAGGCGTAATCAAACGTGGTCGTAGTGCTGGTATGCCACTAAATTGTGCTCTTTGTCCAATATCcaataaagaatataaacaGAAATCTACATTACGCCAACATGGTTGCGTTCATACAGAATCTCGGCCTTACCCTTGTGTAGAATGTGGTAAAAAATTTCGCCAACAATCACACCTCAATCAACATCTACGTATACATTCAAATGAAAAaccgtataaatgtatttattgtcaACGGAACTTCAGACAACAAGCTATACTAAACCAACATTTACGTATTCATACTGGCGAGAAACcatataaatgtttacaatgtGGAAAATATTTCAGGCAAAAAGTCATTCTCGATCAACATACAAGAACTCATCAAGGTTGA